A genomic window from Emys orbicularis isolate rEmyOrb1 chromosome 8, rEmyOrb1.hap1, whole genome shotgun sequence includes:
- the LOC135882798 gene encoding quinone oxidoreductase-like protein 2, which produces MTAPLAGLLRLQRGRRLAPWDLGIRSSASGKQLLGLSSLNNDILSQSCQNYRAVLCTELTKPLIIRNLPSPSLQPHEVRVGVHYCGVNFADILACKGLYQEKHCLPFTPGMEFSGMVMETGAKVSTVQAGDRVIGVTGTSAMAEECVTDQKMLWPIPEGVSYEEAAALPVSYGTAILALEHRARTQPGEMVLVTAAAGATGLAAIDVAANVLKAKVIAAAGSDHKCNLALQKGAAHSVNYTQGSLKEEVKKLTDNRGVNVVLEAVGGDIFKEALHSLAWEGRIVVVGFAGGAIPSVPANLLLLKNVSALGVFWGRYREEDFPVFSSSLSSALWYCQERRIQPHVGAVFNLEEVNEAFSRVTQRKSTGKVIISIK; this is translated from the exons ATGACGGCGCCGCTGGCGGGGCTGCTTCGGCTGCAGCGCGGCAG gcgTTTAGCTCCTTGGGATCTCGGGATTAG GAGCAGTGCTTCAGGTAAACAGCTTCTGGGATTGTCCTCCCTGAACAATGACATCCTATCGCAGTCCTGCCAGAACTATCGCGCAGTGCTGTGCACTGAGCTGACAAAGCCATTGATTATTAGGAACCTCCCATCCCCTTCTCTGCAGCCCCATGAG GTCAGGGTTGGCGTCCATTACTGTGGAGTAAATTTTGCGGATATCTTGGCCTGTAAGGGTCTGTACCAGGAGAAGCATTGTCTTCCATTCACTCCTG GAATGGAGTTTTCAGGGATGGTGATGGAGACTGGAGCGAAGGTCAGCACAGTGCAGGCG GGAGACAGGGTAATTGGTGTGACTGGCACGAGTGCAATGGCTGAGGAGTGTGTAACTGATCAGAAG ATGCTGTGGCCAATCCCAGAAGGTGTTTCTTATGAAGAAGCTGCGGCATTGCCTGTGTCTTATGGCACAGCCATTTTGGCCCTGGAACATAGAGCACGCACGCAGCCAGG GGAAATGGTTTTAGtgacagcagctgctggggccaCGGGGCTTGCTGCTATCGATGTAGCCGCTAATGTTCTCAAGGCAAAG GTGATAGCAGCAGCTGGAAGTGATCACAAATGCAACCTGGCCCTGCAGAAGGGTGCAGCCCACAGCGTGAATTACACCCAAGGGAGCCTAAAGGAGGAGGTGAAGAAGCTTACAGATAACAGAGGGGTCAATGTAGTTCTTGAGGCTGTTGGAGGGGACATCTTCAAGGAGGCGTTACATAG TTTGGCTTGGGAGGGCAGGattgtggtggtgggttttgcTGGAGGAGCAATCCCCTCTGTCCCAGCCAACCTGCTGCTTCTGAAGAATGTGTCTGCCTTGGGAGTGTTCTGGGGTCGATACCGGGAAGAGGACTTTCCTGTTTTTTCGTCATCCCTCTCCTCTGCTCTTTGGTACTGCCAGGAAAGACGGATCCAACCTCATGTGGGAGCGGTCTTCAACCTGGAAGAG